In Deinococcus reticulitermitis, a single genomic region encodes these proteins:
- the ppk2 gene encoding polyphosphate kinase 2: MTRNPNRARRPAAAQRGPTQHEPSQSGPDRSGPDQSGSVQHQPVQLPPGPTGGAEVAPPVNGQRRARRLIKMSEFDSVVGATPEETQELSVHERLESRQAAKLSALAQILHGEPQVELDELADTLLSAFSPDEQKALARALRRQREGQRDRMPAQHLDEELAGAHAFGGYPYRYRMSRETYEHQKYRLQVELLKLQAWVKETGQRVILIFEGRDAAGKGGTIKRFMEHLNPRGARVVALTKPTEEELGQWYFQRYVQHLPTRGEIVLFDRSWYNRAGVERVMGFCNDDDYIEFMRQCPEFERNLVRSGIHVIKFWFSVSREEQRARFKQRRGHPLKQWKLSPMDLASLDKWEEYTRAKEAMFFHTDTADCPWTVVKSDCKKRARLNAMRYVLHRLPYTSKDPNNIGRVDPLLVGRANVVYERGERPGLSAGRSSS; the protein is encoded by the coding sequence ATGACCAGGAACCCGAACCGTGCCCGCCGCCCTGCCGCTGCCCAGCGTGGGCCAACCCAGCATGAGCCAAGCCAGAGTGGGCCGGACCGGAGTGGGCCGGACCAGAGTGGGTCAGTCCAGCATCAGCCGGTCCAGCTTCCCCCAGGCCCCACCGGGGGAGCCGAGGTCGCGCCACCAGTCAACGGCCAGCGCCGCGCCCGGCGGCTGATCAAGATGAGCGAGTTCGACTCGGTGGTGGGCGCAACCCCCGAGGAAACCCAGGAGCTCAGCGTGCACGAGCGTCTGGAGTCCCGGCAAGCAGCCAAACTCAGCGCCCTGGCCCAGATCCTGCACGGCGAGCCGCAGGTCGAACTCGACGAGCTCGCCGACACCCTGCTTTCGGCCTTTTCCCCCGACGAGCAAAAGGCGCTCGCCCGTGCCCTGCGACGACAGCGCGAGGGCCAGCGCGACCGGATGCCCGCCCAGCACCTGGACGAGGAACTTGCCGGGGCCCACGCTTTCGGGGGCTATCCCTACCGCTACCGCATGTCGCGCGAGACCTACGAGCATCAGAAGTACCGCCTCCAGGTGGAACTGCTCAAACTCCAGGCCTGGGTGAAGGAAACGGGGCAGCGCGTGATCCTGATTTTCGAGGGCCGTGACGCGGCGGGCAAGGGCGGCACCATCAAGCGCTTCATGGAACATCTCAACCCGCGCGGCGCCCGGGTGGTGGCCCTCACCAAGCCCACCGAGGAAGAACTCGGGCAGTGGTATTTCCAGCGCTACGTGCAGCATCTGCCCACGCGGGGCGAGATCGTGCTGTTTGACCGGTCGTGGTACAACCGCGCCGGGGTCGAGCGGGTGATGGGCTTTTGCAACGACGACGACTACATCGAGTTCATGCGCCAGTGTCCTGAATTCGAGCGCAACCTCGTGCGCAGCGGTATCCACGTGATCAAGTTCTGGTTCTCGGTCAGCCGTGAGGAGCAGCGGGCCCGCTTCAAGCAGCGCCGGGGCCATCCGCTCAAGCAATGGAAACTCTCGCCGATGGACCTCGCCTCGCTCGACAAGTGGGAAGAATACACCCGCGCCAAGGAGGCGATGTTCTTCCACACCGACACCGCCGACTGCCCGTGGACGGTGGTGAAGTCCGACTGCAAGAAGCGCGCCCGCCTCAACGCGATGCGCTACGTCCTGCACCGTCTGCCCTACACCAGTAAGGATCCCAACAACATCGGGCGCGTTGACCCCCTCCTCGTGGGCCGGGCCAACGTGGTCTACGAGCGCGGCGAGCGGCCGGGCCTGAGCGCGGGCCGGTCCTCCTCCTGA
- a CDS encoding trans-sulfuration enzyme family protein, giving the protein MDNTARFRTRAVHAGHQLDPATGAHAVPIYATSTFGYGDAARGARLFAGEEGGYFYSRLSNPTVRAFEEKLASLEGTQDAVAFASGMGAASAIALTLLKQGDEIAFIAPLYGGTEGLFEMLTRFGIGVWEAHDVDDLRERLTERTRLVWVETPTNPTLRITDLRAAANAAHAVGARLVVDNTFSTPALTRPAEFGADLVMHSATKYLGGHGDAIGGVVAGDAETILELRLHGLRHVGASLGPFEAYLFLRGMKTLPLRMDAHCAGAEYLAGALAARGDLKVFYPGLPSHPGHALAREQMGGRFGAILSLDLGDFGAAQRFLDHLQLFTQAVSLGDVESLSSHPASTTHQLLGEEVLGKHGITPGLVRLSVGIEDPEDLLEDVTRALELARRTPAAAGR; this is encoded by the coding sequence ATGGACAACACCGCCCGTTTCCGCACCCGCGCCGTTCACGCGGGGCATCAGCTCGACCCGGCGACCGGGGCGCACGCCGTGCCGATCTACGCCACCTCGACCTTCGGCTACGGCGACGCGGCGCGCGGGGCGCGGCTCTTTGCCGGAGAGGAGGGCGGGTACTTCTACTCGCGCCTGAGCAACCCGACGGTCCGCGCCTTTGAAGAGAAGCTCGCCAGCCTGGAAGGGACCCAGGACGCCGTGGCCTTTGCGAGCGGCATGGGCGCGGCGAGCGCGATCGCCCTGACGCTGCTGAAGCAGGGGGACGAAATCGCCTTTATCGCCCCGCTGTACGGCGGCACCGAGGGGCTGTTCGAGATGCTCACGCGCTTCGGGATTGGGGTTTGGGAGGCGCACGATGTGGACGACCTCCGTGAGCGCCTGACGGAGCGCACCCGGCTGGTGTGGGTCGAGACCCCGACCAACCCTACCCTGCGGATCACCGACCTGCGCGCGGCGGCGAACGCGGCGCACGCGGTGGGCGCGCGGTTGGTGGTGGACAACACCTTCAGCACGCCGGCCCTGACCCGCCCCGCCGAGTTCGGCGCCGACCTCGTGATGCACTCGGCCACCAAGTACCTCGGCGGGCACGGCGACGCGATCGGTGGCGTGGTGGCCGGGGACGCCGAGACGATCCTCGAACTGCGGCTACACGGCCTGCGTCACGTCGGCGCGAGCCTCGGCCCCTTCGAGGCGTACCTGTTCCTGCGTGGAATGAAGACCCTGCCGCTGCGGATGGACGCCCACTGTGCAGGCGCCGAGTACCTTGCGGGAGCCTTAGCGGCGCGCGGCGACCTGAAGGTGTTCTATCCCGGCTTGCCCTCGCACCCTGGCCACGCCCTCGCCCGCGAGCAGATGGGCGGGCGCTTCGGAGCGATCCTGAGCCTCGACCTCGGTGATTTTGGCGCGGCGCAGCGCTTTCTCGACCACCTTCAGCTGTTCACGCAGGCGGTCAGCCTCGGCGACGTGGAGAGCCTGAGCAGCCACCCGGCGAGCACCACCCACCAGCTGCTCGGTGAGGAGGTGCTCGGCAAACACGGCATCACCCCCGGCCTCGTGCGGCTCTCGGTGGGCATTGAGGACCCCGAGGACCTGCTCGAAGACGTGACCCGCGCCCTGGAACTCGCCCGGCGCACCCCCGCCGCGGCCGGGCGGTAG
- a CDS encoding acyl-CoA dehydrogenase family protein: MDFNLPGDLRDMQATIRDFMVSRVEARAHEIEDTNRIPEELTREAAALGLFGLSIPEEYGGVGLGMLGRCAVYEAMGQGHMGFGGMISAHASIGTSGLVKLGTEAQKRKYLPRMATGECVAGFAITEPSSGSDAANIRTRAVKKGDVYVLNGTKHYISNAPIAGLLTVIAITDPAQGTRGMSAFLVEPQTTPGVTIGKIDEKMGQKGSLSSEVIFEDAEIPAENLLGPEHRGYREALGILTNGRVGIAARSTGAMQRLLDLSITHAKTREQFGQPIAEFQAVQFMLAEMEIAVQTSRVLWQKVAWMVDQGQDVRRLASVAKYHATEQLSEVADQAVQVAGGMGYMKDSPVERYYRDQRLLRIYEGTSEIQKLIIARDLLA, encoded by the coding sequence ATGGATTTCAACCTGCCAGGCGACCTGCGGGACATGCAGGCGACCATCCGCGATTTTATGGTCAGCCGCGTCGAGGCCCGCGCGCACGAGATCGAGGACACCAACCGCATTCCCGAAGAGCTGACGCGCGAGGCGGCGGCGCTGGGGCTGTTCGGCCTGAGCATCCCTGAAGAATACGGTGGCGTGGGCCTCGGGATGCTCGGGCGCTGCGCGGTGTACGAGGCAATGGGGCAGGGGCACATGGGCTTCGGCGGCATGATCTCGGCGCACGCGAGCATCGGCACGAGCGGCCTCGTGAAGCTCGGGACTGAGGCACAGAAACGCAAGTACCTCCCGCGCATGGCGACCGGCGAGTGCGTCGCGGGCTTCGCCATTACCGAGCCGAGCAGCGGCTCCGACGCCGCCAACATCCGCACCCGCGCGGTGAAAAAGGGCGACGTGTACGTTCTGAACGGCACCAAGCACTACATCTCCAACGCGCCTATCGCCGGCCTCCTCACCGTCATCGCCATCACCGACCCCGCGCAGGGCACGCGCGGTATGAGCGCCTTTCTCGTCGAGCCGCAGACCACGCCGGGCGTCACTATCGGCAAGATCGACGAGAAGATGGGCCAGAAGGGGAGCCTGTCATCCGAGGTGATCTTCGAGGACGCTGAGATTCCGGCGGAAAACCTGCTCGGCCCCGAGCACCGGGGCTACCGCGAGGCGCTCGGCATCCTGACGAACGGGCGGGTGGGGATCGCCGCGCGCTCGACCGGGGCCATGCAGCGGCTGCTCGACCTCTCCATCACCCACGCCAAGACCCGCGAGCAGTTCGGGCAGCCGATCGCCGAGTTTCAGGCCGTGCAGTTCATGCTCGCCGAGATGGAGATCGCTGTCCAGACCAGCCGGGTGCTGTGGCAGAAAGTCGCCTGGATGGTGGACCAGGGCCAGGACGTGCGGCGCCTGGCGAGCGTCGCCAAGTACCACGCCACCGAGCAGCTTTCGGAAGTCGCCGACCAGGCCGTGCAGGTCGCCGGCGGCATGGGCTACATGAAAGACTCGCCCGTCGAGCGCTACTACCGCGACCAGCGCCTGCTGCGCATCTACGAGGGCACGAGCGAGATTCAGAAGCTGATCATCGCGCGGGATTTGCTGGCTTAG
- a CDS encoding alpha/beta hydrolase has translation MPRVRFEISSLPPGTPPGELFLTGTHRAWASDPAGWTFERAGPGAVLDAEFPEGTLLGVKVRARTPSGDIVEEGDRWGGRASAYQAVIRGDTTVLLPVAGWQDAREGRDRPSSCAPAREEFSLPAPWGEQVVRLWWPEGAPDDLPLLILHDGQNVFDEAPTFAGASWDAAGAALALAQAGHPVRIAALPVGDERSRRYVPFPFELNSFDSGADEYLDWIREALKPELARRFGPVTPARTALAGSSFGGLITLYAGLRDPGEYGTWGVLSPAIWPADFALRRWMAERSDPQARVWLDMGDHEGADLKGAAEIVGLTQDLAAELRPRVREVRVTIGAGHWHDEAAWRARLPEFLRWWLSGLEET, from the coding sequence ATGCCCCGCGTCCGCTTCGAGATTTCCTCGCTGCCCCCAGGCACCCCGCCCGGTGAGCTTTTTCTGACCGGCACACACCGCGCCTGGGCGAGTGATCCTGCGGGCTGGACCTTCGAGCGGGCTGGCCCAGGGGCCGTGCTGGACGCTGAATTTCCCGAAGGCACTCTGCTGGGCGTCAAGGTGCGGGCGCGGACCCCCTCCGGGGACATCGTCGAAGAAGGCGACCGCTGGGGCGGGCGGGCCTCGGCGTATCAGGCGGTGATCCGGGGGGACACGACCGTTCTTCTCCCCGTCGCCGGCTGGCAGGACGCGCGGGAGGGACGTGACCGGCCCTCCTCCTGCGCTCCTGCGCGTGAAGAGTTCAGCTTGCCCGCTCCCTGGGGAGAGCAAGTCGTGCGGCTGTGGTGGCCGGAGGGCGCCCCGGACGACCTTCCCCTGCTGATCCTCCACGATGGTCAGAACGTTTTCGACGAGGCGCCCACCTTCGCCGGCGCGAGCTGGGATGCGGCGGGCGCGGCCCTCGCTCTGGCCCAGGCCGGGCATCCGGTCCGCATCGCCGCGCTGCCGGTGGGAGACGAGCGCAGCCGCCGCTACGTCCCGTTTCCCTTCGAGCTGAACAGCTTCGATTCCGGGGCCGACGAGTACCTCGACTGGATCAGGGAAGCGCTGAAGCCCGAGCTGGCGCGGCGCTTCGGGCCGGTCACGCCTGCCCGTACGGCGCTGGCCGGCTCGTCTTTCGGCGGGCTGATCACGCTCTACGCCGGTCTGCGCGACCCCGGCGAATACGGCACCTGGGGCGTGCTGAGTCCCGCCATCTGGCCCGCCGACTTCGCCCTGCGCCGCTGGATGGCCGAGCGGAGTGATCCACAGGCCCGCGTCTGGCTCGACATGGGGGACCATGAGGGAGCGGACCTGAAAGGCGCCGCCGAAATCGTGGGGCTCACCCAGGACCTCGCCGCCGAGCTGCGGCCCAGGGTGCGCGAGGTCCGGGTCACCATCGGCGCCGGCCACTGGCACGACGAGGCGGCGTGGCGGGCGCGGCTGCCGGAGTTTCTGCGCTGGTGGCTCAGCGGCCTGGAGGAAACCTAA
- a CDS encoding DUF427 domain-containing protein produces MKAVWNGEVIAQSPDTVVVEGNHYFPLASVREDVLRPSDTHSICPWKGTASYYTLEVGGQQNPDAAWYYPEPKDAAAQIRGRVAFWKGVKVEAD; encoded by the coding sequence ATGAAAGCTGTCTGGAACGGAGAGGTCATCGCCCAGAGCCCTGACACGGTGGTGGTCGAGGGCAACCACTACTTTCCGCTGGCGAGCGTGCGGGAAGACGTGCTGCGCCCGAGCGACACGCACAGCATCTGCCCCTGGAAAGGCACGGCGAGCTACTACACCCTGGAGGTCGGCGGGCAGCAGAACCCCGACGCCGCGTGGTATTACCCTGAGCCCAAAGACGCCGCCGCCCAGATTCGCGGGCGGGTGGCCTTCTGGAAGGGCGTGAAGGTGGAAGCGGACTGA
- a CDS encoding DinB family protein, giving the protein MTAPADQRFPIGPLQPLPDAERRPETLGAFADAMTGAVEAWRALLAGRPPADLARTYRPGAWTVQQLAHHVADAHLHGLNRLRHGLTEDEFQIQPFGQTEWLLLPDADLPVSDALDLLGAVNRRWVALLRGVAPERFAREVVHPAEGRQDLWQLAHKHDWHLRHHLAHARLALGESGLQAG; this is encoded by the coding sequence ATGACTGCCCCCGCAGACCAGCGTTTTCCCATCGGTCCCCTCCAGCCGCTTCCCGACGCCGAGCGCCGCCCGGAAACGCTCGGGGCGTTCGCCGACGCGATGACGGGGGCCGTGGAGGCGTGGCGGGCGCTGCTCGCAGGCCGCCCTCCCGCCGACCTCGCCCGCACCTACCGCCCCGGCGCCTGGACGGTCCAGCAGCTCGCGCACCACGTCGCCGACGCGCACCTGCACGGCCTCAACCGCCTGCGCCACGGCCTGACGGAGGACGAGTTCCAGATTCAGCCTTTTGGGCAGACCGAGTGGCTCCTGCTGCCCGACGCCGATCTTCCCGTCTCCGACGCGCTCGATCTGCTCGGCGCCGTGAACCGCCGCTGGGTGGCGCTGCTGCGTGGCGTGGCCCCTGAACGGTTCGCCCGCGAGGTCGTCCACCCCGCCGAGGGGCGCCAGGACCTCTGGCAACTCGCGCACAAGCACGACTGGCACCTGCGCCACCACCTCGCCCACGCCCGGCTCGCCCTCGGGGAAAGCGGCCTGCAAGCGGGCTGA
- a CDS encoding alpha-amylase family glycosyl hydrolase has product MKRFQTARFGLLTLLTVSLASCGLGQKTPDNPTTLNRDWRDDVIYFAMTDRFANGNPANDNGPNRDEGDRADKTNPLAWHGGDFAGLKAKIEEGYFKRMGFTAIWVSPVVLQVPAIAGPTSGPNTGKIFAGYHGYWAEDFFKVDPHFGTLAEYKDLIRTAHRNDIKIIQDIVVNHAGYGATLTKTKPEWFHTDNPDGKPDTDDGDCQKTDNQTTDCPLAGLPDFKQELPEVTAYLNDFVEYWRDETGIDGLRIDTMKHVPDAYWKQFFAPGGAGDPRKIWSVGEVFDGNPAYLARFMDDLGSPSVFDFALYFRIKDHLTSAGGNLDEIAGVFAQDGAYRDPTRLTTFVDNHDVKRFVNEVTGRGGTQAQAAERLDAALSLLYFSRGTPSVYQGTEIAQRGEGDPYNYEAGDSNRQDMDFAALAGSSLDERLGQLAQARQKYRALTRGAQQELWRPNGGAPILAYRRVVGGVSGAAGQPVVFVVNGGDSAVDLSTLSGGGIPLLGTFGSGALTEITGRASNLSLQDGKLVGTVPARSVLAVTGAAGSGGAGTVNAGLPEVTGLSARAGDSAAELTWAPSTAAGVTGYRIYVRTGSGAERLLNFAPIPASQGRYLVRGLPNDAQTTFRVVTVDASGAESRGTSVTATPSASNTVKVTFTVDARSQGNGPVELRRFDTGAQVEFPMTQVSRGVWKTDIDLPLFREIKFKFGSDDPRAKNSGYEGPNQPDRSYVVGTAGDSYSGTYDFIDVPVPTGIVEGRVTGGGQALAGALVEATTADPNLNYALTFSDGTYTLFAPAGAQTLRASAEGYAAGTRAVTAPQTGADFTLTSSGVPDGPVVGKYRINGDLSDWAAPKVKVDSPAEGVFGANNNWLTLQADSDAQYLYLAYTYRVDGNSALLYLDFKDGGAAQADGFDAWGQAATFTGGMGGVDAFIARYGNEAPQLRLVSGDATTLVDASKYTVGVTGTLPSQTVELAIPWSALGLGAAPAAGVNLVGGIFGGDGYGAGDIIPDASSTPGGANTIGSDAEKRRATFSTPVNVK; this is encoded by the coding sequence ATGAAACGCTTCCAAACTGCTCGCTTTGGCCTCCTCACCCTGCTGACGGTCAGCCTCGCCTCGTGTGGGCTGGGACAGAAGACTCCGGACAACCCCACGACGCTGAACCGTGACTGGCGCGACGACGTGATCTATTTCGCCATGACCGACCGTTTCGCCAACGGGAATCCGGCCAATGACAACGGCCCGAACCGGGACGAAGGCGACCGTGCCGACAAGACCAACCCGCTCGCCTGGCACGGCGGCGACTTTGCGGGGCTGAAGGCCAAGATCGAGGAAGGCTATTTCAAGCGCATGGGCTTTACCGCCATCTGGGTGAGCCCGGTTGTTCTCCAGGTGCCAGCCATCGCGGGGCCGACGAGCGGGCCGAATACGGGCAAGATTTTTGCCGGCTACCACGGCTACTGGGCCGAGGACTTCTTCAAGGTCGACCCCCACTTCGGCACGCTCGCGGAATACAAGGACCTGATCCGGACCGCGCACCGCAACGACATCAAGATCATCCAGGACATCGTGGTCAACCACGCGGGCTACGGCGCGACCCTCACCAAGACCAAGCCCGAGTGGTTTCACACCGACAATCCGGACGGGAAACCGGACACCGACGACGGCGACTGCCAGAAGACCGACAACCAGACGACCGACTGCCCCCTTGCCGGCCTGCCCGACTTCAAGCAGGAACTCCCCGAGGTCACGGCCTACCTCAACGATTTCGTCGAGTACTGGCGCGATGAGACCGGGATCGACGGCCTGCGCATCGACACGATGAAGCACGTGCCCGACGCCTACTGGAAGCAGTTCTTCGCTCCGGGCGGGGCCGGCGACCCGCGCAAGATCTGGTCGGTGGGCGAAGTGTTCGACGGCAACCCGGCCTACCTCGCGCGCTTCATGGACGACCTCGGCTCGCCGAGCGTGTTCGACTTCGCGCTGTATTTCCGGATCAAGGACCACCTGACGAGCGCGGGCGGCAACCTCGACGAGATCGCGGGCGTGTTCGCGCAGGACGGAGCCTACCGCGACCCGACCCGGCTGACCACCTTCGTCGACAACCACGATGTCAAGCGCTTTGTCAACGAGGTCACCGGGCGTGGCGGCACCCAAGCGCAGGCCGCCGAGCGGCTCGACGCGGCGCTGTCGCTGCTGTACTTCTCGCGCGGCACCCCCAGCGTGTACCAGGGCACCGAGATCGCCCAACGCGGCGAGGGAGACCCCTACAACTACGAGGCAGGGGACAGCAACCGTCAGGATATGGACTTCGCGGCGCTCGCCGGCAGCTCCCTCGACGAGCGGTTGGGGCAACTCGCGCAGGCCCGCCAGAAATACCGCGCCCTGACGCGCGGCGCGCAGCAGGAACTCTGGCGCCCCAACGGCGGCGCGCCGATCCTCGCTTACCGCCGGGTGGTGGGCGGCGTGAGCGGCGCGGCGGGGCAGCCGGTGGTGTTCGTCGTCAATGGCGGCGACTCGGCGGTGGACCTTTCTACCCTGAGCGGCGGCGGAATCCCGCTCCTCGGAACCTTCGGCAGCGGAGCGCTCACCGAGATCACGGGGCGGGCCTCGAACCTGAGCCTTCAGGACGGCAAGCTCGTGGGCACGGTTCCGGCGCGCAGCGTCCTCGCGGTGACGGGTGCGGCGGGCAGCGGCGGGGCGGGCACGGTCAACGCTGGCCTCCCTGAAGTGACCGGCCTCAGCGCGCGGGCGGGGGACAGCGCCGCCGAGCTGACCTGGGCGCCGAGCACGGCGGCGGGCGTGACGGGTTACCGCATCTACGTGAGGACCGGCAGCGGCGCCGAGCGGCTCCTGAACTTCGCGCCGATCCCCGCGTCGCAGGGCCGGTATCTCGTGCGCGGTCTCCCCAACGACGCCCAGACGACGTTCCGGGTGGTGACGGTGGACGCCTCGGGCGCCGAGAGCCGGGGCACGAGCGTCACGGCCACCCCGAGTGCGAGCAACACCGTCAAGGTCACCTTCACCGTGGACGCCCGCAGCCAGGGCAACGGCCCGGTCGAGCTGCGGCGCTTCGACACCGGCGCGCAAGTCGAGTTCCCGATGACGCAGGTGTCGCGCGGCGTCTGGAAGACAGACATCGACCTGCCGCTTTTCCGCGAGATCAAGTTCAAGTTCGGTAGCGACGACCCACGCGCGAAAAACAGCGGCTACGAGGGACCGAATCAGCCGGACCGCTCCTACGTCGTCGGCACGGCGGGGGACAGCTACTCCGGCACCTACGACTTCATCGACGTGCCGGTGCCGACCGGGATCGTCGAGGGCCGGGTGACGGGCGGCGGCCAGGCCCTCGCGGGCGCGCTCGTCGAGGCGACCACGGCGGACCCGAACCTCAACTACGCGCTGACCTTCAGCGACGGCACCTACACCCTCTTCGCCCCTGCCGGTGCCCAGACCCTCCGGGCGAGCGCCGAGGGCTACGCGGCGGGCACCCGCGCGGTCACGGCGCCGCAGACCGGGGCCGATTTCACCCTGACCTCCTCCGGCGTTCCCGACGGCCCGGTGGTCGGCAAGTACCGGATCAATGGCGACCTGAGCGACTGGGCGGCGCCGAAGGTGAAGGTGGACAGCCCGGCGGAAGGCGTGTTCGGGGCCAACAACAACTGGCTGACCCTTCAGGCCGACAGCGACGCGCAGTATCTCTACCTCGCGTACACCTACCGGGTGGACGGCAACAGCGCCCTGCTGTACCTCGACTTCAAGGACGGCGGCGCGGCACAGGCCGACGGCTTCGATGCCTGGGGGCAAGCGGCGACCTTCACCGGGGGGATGGGCGGGGTGGACGCCTTCATCGCCCGTTACGGCAATGAGGCGCCGCAACTGCGGCTGGTGAGCGGTGACGCGACGACGCTGGTGGACGCGAGCAAGTACACGGTCGGCGTCACCGGGACGCTGCCGAGCCAGACGGTCGAGCTCGCGATTCCCTGGTCGGCGCTGGGACTGGGCGCGGCGCCGGCAGCCGGAGTCAACCTCGTCGGCGGGATCTTCGGCGGGGACGGGTACGGGGCGGGCGACATCATCCCCGACGCGAGCAGCACGCCGGGCGGCGCCAATACCATCGGGAGCGACGCGGAGAAGCGCCGGGCGACCTTCAGCACGCCGGTCAACGTGAAATAG
- a CDS encoding DUF47 domain-containing protein: MVLSKFMPQNPKFAARFADAARNAHATAQALVDLLENYTDVEAKVGRVLDLEHEGDRIGREVIELLAESFIVPFDREDILSLNHELDDLVDDMEEAARKLSLYRIERPLPQMAQLARVVEKQCALLAQGMPLIEDVGRVAELRQLALQIRQLEDEGDAISDEVSRHLYDGVTEVPQMILAMRSGEIVGLIEDASDQAQRVAKTVESILLKNA, translated from the coding sequence ATGGTCTTGTCAAAATTCATGCCCCAAAACCCCAAGTTCGCGGCCCGCTTCGCCGACGCCGCCCGCAATGCCCACGCGACCGCGCAGGCGCTCGTGGACCTGCTCGAAAACTACACGGACGTCGAGGCCAAGGTGGGACGGGTGCTCGACCTCGAACACGAAGGCGACCGCATCGGCCGGGAAGTGATCGAGTTGCTCGCCGAGTCCTTTATCGTGCCGTTCGACCGCGAGGACATCCTCTCGCTCAACCATGAACTCGACGACCTCGTCGACGACATGGAGGAAGCGGCGCGCAAGCTCAGCCTCTACCGCATCGAGCGCCCGCTGCCGCAGATGGCGCAGCTCGCGCGGGTGGTCGAAAAACAGTGCGCGCTGCTCGCCCAGGGCATGCCGCTGATCGAGGACGTGGGCCGGGTTGCGGAGCTGCGCCAGCTCGCCCTTCAGATCCGGCAGCTCGAGGACGAGGGCGACGCGATCAGCGACGAGGTGTCCCGGCACCTCTACGACGGCGTGACCGAGGTGCCGCAGATGATCCTGGCGATGCGCTCGGGCGAGATCGTGGGCCTGATTGAGGACGCCTCGGACCAGGCGCAGCGCGTCGCCAAGACCGTCGAGAGCATCCTGCTCAAGAACGCCTGA
- a CDS encoding inorganic phosphate transporter, with protein sequence MDTALLVFVIIIALALAFDFINGFHDTANAIATSVATRVLTPAQAIAMAAILNVVGALAGTAVAKTIATDIVPQEFATLGLTGAALLSAIFWNLFTWWKGLPSSSSHALIFSLVGAGVAAGGWGIIIPKGVQKTLTGLVSSPVLGFIVPILLMTLLSWLVLRWMRPRTVTRTFRWLQIGSAAFMAFSHGGNDAQKAMGIMTFALSAYLGTQVGEVPLWVILSAATAMGLGTAMGGWRIIKTMGFKVVDLKPVDGFVAEASAAAIIVGATHLGIPVSTTHTISSSIMGVGTTKGFKKVKWQVAGRIVQAWVFTIPVCIVLGWTFHKLILLLGGN encoded by the coding sequence ATGGACACCGCACTGCTCGTTTTCGTCATCATCATCGCGCTCGCACTCGCCTTCGACTTCATCAACGGCTTTCACGACACCGCCAACGCCATCGCCACCTCGGTCGCGACGCGGGTGCTCACGCCCGCGCAGGCCATCGCGATGGCCGCGATTCTCAACGTGGTGGGCGCCCTCGCCGGGACGGCGGTCGCCAAGACCATCGCCACCGACATCGTGCCGCAGGAGTTCGCCACCCTGGGGCTGACGGGCGCGGCGCTGCTCAGCGCGATTTTCTGGAACCTCTTCACCTGGTGGAAGGGCCTGCCGAGTTCTTCGAGCCACGCCCTGATTTTCAGTCTCGTCGGCGCGGGTGTCGCGGCGGGCGGCTGGGGCATCATCATCCCCAAGGGCGTGCAAAAGACCCTGACCGGCCTCGTGAGCAGCCCGGTGCTCGGCTTCATCGTGCCGATCCTGTTGATGACGCTGCTCTCGTGGCTGGTGCTCAGGTGGATGCGTCCGCGCACCGTCACCCGCACCTTTCGCTGGCTCCAGATCGGCTCGGCAGCGTTCATGGCGTTCTCGCACGGCGGCAACGACGCGCAAAAGGCGATGGGCATCATGACCTTTGCCCTGAGCGCCTACCTCGGCACCCAGGTCGGCGAGGTGCCGCTGTGGGTGATTCTCTCGGCCGCGACGGCGATGGGCCTGGGGACCGCGATGGGGGGTTGGCGCATCATCAAGACGATGGGTTTCAAGGTCGTCGACCTCAAGCCCGTGGACGGCTTCGTCGCCGAGGCGAGCGCCGCCGCGATCATCGTGGGCGCCACCCACCTCGGCATCCCGGTGAGCACCACCCACACCATCTCGTCGTCGATCATGGGCGTCGGCACCACCAAGGGCTTCAAAAAGGTCAAATGGCAGGTCGCCGGGCGCATCGTGCAGGCGTGGGTCTTTACGATTCCGGTGTGCATCGTCCTCGGCTGGACCTTCCACAAGCTGATCCTGCTGCTCGGCGGCAACTGA